Part of the Candidatus Omnitrophota bacterium genome, GAAAAACGAATCCCGTTCTTAGGGCTATGCTTGGGTATGCAGTGCGCGGTAATAGAATTTGCGCGTAATGTTGGTGGATTTAAAAAAGCTGATTCAACGGAATTCCACCCTAATACGAAATACCCTGTAATCAGCCTTTTGGAAGAACAGAAAGGCATAAAGGAGATGGGTGGGACGATGCGTTTGGGTGCTTATCCCTGCCATATTAAAAATGGGACAAGGGCTTTACGCATTTATGGGAAAAATATGGTTACTGAAAGGCACAGGCATAGGTATGAGTTCAATAATAAGTACAGAAAACAGCTTGAAAAGAAAGGCCTGACCTTTTCAGGCATATATAAAAAGAAGAATTTAGTCGAAATAATAGAAATTAAAGACCATCCTTTTTTTGTAGCAGTACAATTCCATCCGGAATTTAAATCCAAGCCAGATTCTGCACATCCATTATTCAGGGATTTTATAGAGTCAGCCTTGGCTATGTCAGATTAATACCTGTTGATTAAAACCCGCATCTCCATAAAACTTTACAAAACCCCGGCCCTATAATATAATAGTGCAGTTTTAAAATAGGGGGCAATATGAAAAAAATAGGATTTGATAACGATAAATACCTTAAAGAGCAGACCGAAGCCATATTAAAAAGGGTAAATAAATTCGGGAGTAAGCTTTATCTGGAATTCGGCGGAAAACTCTGTTTTGATTATCACGCTGCAAGGGTCCTTCCCGGCTATGATCCAAACGTAAAACTCATGCTGCTTCAACAGCTTAAAGATAACGCGGATATTGTATTATGTATTTATGCCGGGGATATAGAAAAGGGCCGCGTAAGAGGAGATTTCGGCATAACCTATGATGCCGCAACTTTTAAACTTATAGATGACCTGAGAAAGTGGGGCTTAGATATATTATCGGTTGTTATCACAAGGTATTCCAACCAACCCACAGCTGATATATTTAAAAATAAGCTGGAACGCAGAGGGGTAAAAGTTTACTTGCATTATCCTATTCCGGGGTATCCGGCTGATGTAGATTTAATCGTTAGTGAAAATGGCCTGGGCAGAAATGATTATATCGAATCAAAAAAGCCGATTGTCGTAGTTACCGGACCTGGGCCGGGCAGCGGGAAACTGGCAACCTGCCTATCTCAATTATATCAAGAGCATAGAAAAGGCATCAGCGCAGGTTACGCTAAATTCGAGACTTTCCCCATTTGGAACCTGCCGCTTAAGCACGCCGTAAATGTTGCTTATGAGGCAGCGACCGCGGATATACAGGATTTTAATCTGGTCGATCCTTTCCACCTCAGTATTTATAAGGAAGCCGCCATAAATTATAATCGTGACGTTGAAAGCTTCCCGATATTGAAACTGATATTGAACAAGATATTAGATAAGGCGATAGATACCCCGATGTATAATTCCCCTACTGATATGGGCGTTAATCGCGCAGGGTTCGGGATTATAGACGATCAAGTGGTGCAGGAGGCAGCTAAGCAGGAATTAATACGCAGGTATTTCAGATACAACGCAGAATATGTTTTGGGAATAGAGAAAAAAGAAACGGTAAACAGGGTGTCGCTTCTTCTGGAAGAGTTGGGGGTTAAGCTTACTGATAGAGCCGTTGTTGAGGCTTCGCGGAGGGCATCGGAAGAAGCCGAAGCAAAAGGCAAAGGTAACAACGGGATTTTCTGCGGCGCGGCAATAGAGCTGGATGACGGCAGGATTATAACTGGCAAGAGCTCCAGGCTTATGAATGCTTCAGGAAGCCTTGTTTTAAATGCGGTAAAGGCTTTAGCAAGTATCCCTGATGAGATATTATTGCTTTCACCACACATTATCAAACAGATTTCTATTTTAAAAGAAAGCTGTTTAAAGATAGAGCCGGACCCGTTAGATCTGGAGGAGATATTAATAGCTTTATCAATAAGCGCGACTACTAATCATACAGCCGAAATAGCTATGAAGAAATTAAGCGAATTAAGAAATACGGAGGTACATTTGACGCATATGCCTTCTCCCGGGGATGAGGTAGGGCTTAAAAGGCTTGGCGTGAACATGACTACCGACGGAAATTTTTCTTCGAGGAATTTATTTGTGAGTTGATTATGAGCACAGCTATATTAGCATTAGAGGACGGGAAAGTTTTTAAGGGTATTTCTTTCGGAGCAACGGGAGAAACCTATGGTGAGGTTGTATTTAATACCAGCATGAGCGGCTACCAGGAGATATTGACTGACCCTTCCTATAAAGGTCAGATAGTCGCAATGACCTATCCTTTAATCGGCAATTATGGTGTTAACAAAGAAGATGTAGAATCACGCAGGCCATTTGTGGAAGGGTTTGTTGTCAGAGAGGTAAGTAAGATATCCAGTAATTGGAGAGCAGAAGAATCTCTGGATAGCTATCTTAACAGAAATAAAATATTGGGTATTGAGGGCATTGATACAAGAGAATTGACTTTGCACATAAGGGAGAAAGGCGAGCTCAAAGCCGTTATATCTACTTTAGA contains:
- a CDS encoding DUF1846 domain-containing protein; translated protein: MKKIGFDNDKYLKEQTEAILKRVNKFGSKLYLEFGGKLCFDYHAARVLPGYDPNVKLMLLQQLKDNADIVLCIYAGDIEKGRVRGDFGITYDAATFKLIDDLRKWGLDILSVVITRYSNQPTADIFKNKLERRGVKVYLHYPIPGYPADVDLIVSENGLGRNDYIESKKPIVVVTGPGPGSGKLATCLSQLYQEHRKGISAGYAKFETFPIWNLPLKHAVNVAYEAATADIQDFNLVDPFHLSIYKEAAINYNRDVESFPILKLILNKILDKAIDTPMYNSPTDMGVNRAGFGIIDDQVVQEAAKQELIRRYFRYNAEYVLGIEKKETVNRVSLLLEELGVKLTDRAVVEASRRASEEAEAKGKGNNGIFCGAAIELDDGRIITGKSSRLMNASGSLVLNAVKALASIPDEILLLSPHIIKQISILKESCLKIEPDPLDLEEILIALSISATTNHTAEIAMKKLSELRNTEVHLTHMPSPGDEVGLKRLGVNMTTDGNFSSRNLFVS